Proteins found in one Kwoniella bestiolae CBS 10118 chromosome 1, complete sequence genomic segment:
- a CDS encoding protein SYM1 has protein sequence MAGLLGAYSAFLTRRPLIGGMASSAVLFATGDVVAQQLIEKKGNKHDFVRTARIVVWGGGIFAPAVTVWFRTLERLPIKNKWPATFARVGLDQFVFAPFVLTGFFHAMTLMEGKTLADARAKWQEAFVPTLKANWMLFIPFQTLNMFIPLQYRLLAINGVNIPWNAFLSLQNAKPKQVEKAEEDLKRD, from the exons ATGGCCGGTTTACTCGGAGCATACTCTGCTTTCTTGACTAGAAGGCCTTTGATAGGAGGGATGGCATCTTCAGCT GTTCTCTTCGCTactggtgatg TCGTGGCTCAACAGCTGATCGAGAAGAAAGGTAACAAACATGATTTCGTCAGAACAGC CCGAATCGTAGTctggggaggaggtatcTTTGCCCCAGCCGTGACGGTCTGGTTCAGGACTTTGGAGAGATTGCCAATCAAAAATAAATGGCCTGCTACATTCGCTAGAGTAGGCTTGGATCAATTCGTGTTTGCTCCTTTCGTTTTGACCG GCTTTTTCCACGCTATGACTCTCATGGAGGGTAAGACCCTCGCTGATGCTAGAGCGAAATGGCAAGAG GCTTTCGTCCCTACCTTGAAAGCGAACTGGATGTT attcatccccttccaaaCTCTTAACATG TTCATTCCTCTCCAATACCGACTCTTAGCCATCAACGGAGTCAACATCCCATGGAACGCTTTCCTGTCTTTGCAAAATGCTAAGCCCAAGCAGGTCGAGAAGGCAGAGGAGGACTTGAAGAGGGACTAA
- a CDS encoding ATP-dependent RNA helicase DBP4, producing the protein MAFVDNKASSSKPNNGFKGKGNGGKGKPAQPRLKSNQAKRLKIDEELKELQSRVDSWVPPAEITLFNDLPLSSRTLKGLKSSHFLNPTPIQQLAIPPALRGQDLLGSAKTGSGKTLAFLIPMLERLYLDKWGPMDGLGAVVISPTRELAVQTFNQLRDIGKYHNFSAGLVIGGKPLKEEQERLGRMNILIATPGRLLQHLDSTVGFESSGVKVLVLDEADRLLDLGFLPALRAIIGHFSPGITTSNPSTKPNRQTLLFSATQTKDLAALAKLSLYQPQYINCNKAGEEGVVPSNLEQYYAVVGLEKKLDTLWGFVKSHLKMKGIVFVTSGKQVRFIFETFRRLHPGLPLMHLHGKQKQATRLSIFQKYSSSKHALLICTDVAARGLDFPAVDWVIQLDCPDDVDTYIHRIGRTARYQAGGHALTLLCPSEEEGMLNRFKERLLEVKKIKIKQSKMGDLKQQMQNFAFREPEIKYLGQRAFISYMKSVHIQKDKSVFKLSELPAEAFAESMGLPGAPQIKFAEQKAAKVKGGPKKDEEKQVEEVEGRGVVGSDEESEEEGSDEEEEEEEEEEGDSDEDEAEEEEEEQISGSESESEVSSDDKPKSAPAVRTKYDRMFERKNQSILTPHYTALISQGDEEEGEEDDVFTLARKNHNLSDDEDQSDSDLVNVAEGKEMGKPLISSEDLSKRKLKAATSKKSKLKTGGVGEKLIFDEETGESRNFYESGKDVETQFMSEEKRREYLDKQRERMKVDNEVDKRVAKEKRNELKRKRKERERESRKEYMDDDDEDDGPVAYIGGADDGDYSDVEQQGRNRSPSPSPEREIRNKKKRKNKFKPDAEVDDTASKGRLEDDEELALRLLTGA; encoded by the exons ATGGCTTTCGTAGATAACAAGGCTTCTTCCTCGAAACCGAACAATGGATTCAAAGGGAAAGGCAATGGCGGCAAGGGTAaacctgctcaacctcgaTTGAAGAGTAATCAAGCtaagaggttgaagatcgATGAGGAGCTGAAAGAGCTGCAATCAAGGGTGGACAGCTGG GTACCTCCGGCCGAGATCACTTTATTCAatgatctccctctttcaTCCCGAACGCTCAAAG GCCTCAAGAGCAGCCATTTTCTCAACCCCACACCAATCCAACAATTAGCCATCCCCCCTGCCTTACGAGGGCAAGACCTCCTCGGATCAGCCAAGACCGGCTCAGGTAAAACTTTAGCCTTCCTCATCCCGATGCTAGAGCGACTCTACCTCGACAAATGGGGACCCATGGACGGACTGGGAGCCGTAGTGATTTCACCTACTAGGGAATTGGCCGTGCAGACATTTAACCAATTGAGGGATATAGGGAAATACCATAATTTCTCGGCGGGGTTGGTTATAGGTGGTAAACCGCTTAAAGAGGAGCAAGAGCGATTAGGAAGGATGAACATCCTTATTGCTACGCCTGGGAGATTATTGCAGCATTTGGATAGTACTGTCGGATTTGAATCGTCAGGTGTAAAAGTCTTGG TCCTTGACGAAGCAGATAGATTACTTGATTTAGGGTTCTTACCGGCCCTACGTGCAATTATCGGCCACTTTTCACCTGGTATAACaacttccaacccatctaccaaacccAATCGACAAACCCTGCTTTTTTCAGCGACTCAGACGAAAGATTTAGCTGCATTAGCTAAACTATCGTTGTATCAACCTCAATATATCAATTGTAATAAGgctggagaagagggtgtgGTACCGTCAAATCTAGAACAATACTATGCGGTCGTTGGGCTGGAGAAGAAATTGGATACGTTATGGGGATTCGTAAAGAGTCATCTGAAAATGAAGGGAATTGTATTTGTCACTTCTGGTAAACAG GTCCGATTCATCTTCGAGACCTTCCGAAGGCTCCATCCAGGTCTACCGTTAATGCACCTACACGGCAAACAGAAGCAAGCCACGCGACTCTCAATCTTTCAGAAatactcttcttccaaacATGCCCTTCTGATCTGTACGGACGTAGCAGCCAGAGGATTAGACTTCCCAGCTGTAGATTGGGTTATCCAACTGGACTGTCCCGACGATGTTGATACCTACATCCACAGGATTGGACGAACAGCGAGGTATCAAGCTGGAGGTCATGCCCTGACGTTGCTTTGTCCaagcgaagaggaagggatgttgaaCAGGTTCAAAGAGAGGCTGTTGGAGGTCAAGAAGATAAAGATCAAGCAGAGTAAAATGGGGGATTTGAAGCAGCAGATGCAGAATTTCGCGTTTAGGGAGCCGGAGATCAAATATCTGGGtcagagg GCTTTCATCTCGTACATGAAATCAGTTCACATCCAGAAAGATAAATCGGTATTCAAATTATCTGAGTTACCCGCAGAAGCCTTTGCAGAAAGTATGGGTCTTCCAGGTGCACCCCAGATCAAGTTTGCCGAGCAGAAAGCTGCGAAGGTCAAGGGTGGAccgaagaaggatgaggagaagcAGGTTGAGGAAGTAGAGGGGAGGGGCGTCGTggggagtgatgaggaatctgaggaagaaggcagcgatgaagaggaagaagaggaagaagaggaagagggtgattccgacgaggatgaagccgaagaggaggaagaagaacaaatCAGTGGAAGCGAGAGCGAGAGCGAGGTGTCGTCAgatgataag CCCAAGTCCGCTCCAGCCGTGAGAACGAAGTACGACAGGATGTTCGAGCGAAAAAACCAATCTATTTTGACACCGCATTATACCGCTTTGATCTCTcagggagatgaggaagagggcgaagaggatgatgtaTTCACTTTGGCGAGGAAGAATCACAATCTTTCGGATGACGAGGACCAATCGGATTCTGATTTGGTGAACGTAGCAGAAGGTAAAGAAATGGGGAAACCTCTGATCTCATCTGAAGATctgtcgaagaggaagctcAAAGCTGCTACGTCCAAGAAAAGTAAACTCAAGACCGGCGGTGTAGGTGAGAAATTGATATTTGACGAGGAGACTGGAGAGTCAAGGAACTTCTACGAATCGGGTAAAGATGTGGAAACTCAGTTCATgagtgaggagaagagacgcGAGTACCTTGACaagcagagggagaggatgaaggttgaTAATGAGGTTGATAAGAGGGtggcgaaggagaagaggaacgagttgaagaggaaaaggaaagaacgggagagggag TCGCGTAAAGAGTATATggacgatgacgacgaagacgATGGACCCGTCGCTTATATCGGAGGAGCAGATGACGGGGATTATTCCGACGTCGAGCAGCAGGGAAGAAACAGATCACCCTCGCCTTCGCCAGAACGTGAAATTAGGAATaagaaaaagaggaagaacaagttCAAGCCTGATGCTGAGGTTGATGACACAGCGAGTAAAGGaaggttggaggatgatgaggagctgGCTTTGAGGTTGTTAACGGGTGCGTAG
- a CDS encoding mitochondrial 37S ribosomal protein uS14m — protein MGAKAQLIRDIRKRLSAEQMEVQRRAYLFVARNTTLPATVRHKAQLGLNSLNGGEGRMGAVKSRCWETGRGRGVISKFGLARFQFRLKALNGELPGVHKSSW, from the exons ATGGGAGCCAAAGCCCAGCTCATCCGGGATATCCGCAAACGTCTCTCCGCCGAACAAATGGAAGTCCAACGACGGGCATACCTCTTCGTAGCAAGGAATACAACCTTACCAGCAACGGTGCGACATAAGGCCCAGCTAGGGTTGAATAGCTTGAATGgtggggaaggaaggatgggggCGGTGAAGTCTAGGTGTTGGGAGAcggggagggggagaggggttATAAGTAAATTCGGGTTGGCTAGG TTCCAATTCCGTCTGAAAGCTCTGAACGGCGAATTACCAGGTGTGCACAAATCGAGCTGGTAG